A window from Chloracidobacterium sp. encodes these proteins:
- a CDS encoding ABC transporter permease, with translation MGYVWLIAWRYLWARRRAALSVAAGLALLGLTVGVWALTVALAFQSGMEAELQGKILAGTAHLNVLRRGGRPLDAPSALKASIQQTSGVRSATATTYREALLVGSSRTAAAVLKAIDLSEPPDALEVTRTLCPGVRLADLTPTRGPDGTILDGVILGKRLAQEAKLRVGDVVEALTPHGRGELSPFGRLPAAYPLRVVGFFESGLYEYDAAWAYISLDAARRLTGDEAPATVIQVMLDDPRAYQAAAAALQAKLGADYVIEDWATLNRTAFAALNLQRLAFAVVISLVILVAALNVVTTLTLLVTEKRRDIAILLALGATPRAIRLIFLAQGLALGLLGVLCGGALGAATTIVCDRYGLIRLDERIYSIASVPFRFSALDTAVVLGVALGLSLLAAVYPAWRAATLNPAEGLRHA, from the coding sequence ATGGGCTATGTGTGGTTGATTGCGTGGCGCTACCTCTGGGCGCGGCGGCGAGCCGCCCTGTCCGTCGCCGCCGGACTGGCGCTTCTGGGGTTGACCGTCGGCGTGTGGGCGCTGACCGTCGCGCTGGCCTTCCAGAGCGGGATGGAGGCCGAGCTGCAGGGCAAAATTCTCGCGGGGACGGCGCACCTCAACGTTCTGCGGCGCGGCGGCCGCCCCCTTGACGCCCCTTCCGCCCTCAAGGCCAGCATCCAGCAAACATCGGGGGTGCGGTCGGCGACGGCGACCACCTACCGGGAAGCCCTCTTGGTCGGTAGTTCACGGACGGCGGCGGCCGTGTTGAAAGCCATTGATTTGTCGGAACCGCCGGATGCGCTTGAAGTGACGCGCACCCTATGTCCGGGCGTTCGGCTAGCGGATTTGACGCCGACGCGCGGCCCGGACGGAACGATTCTCGACGGCGTGATTCTAGGCAAGCGTCTGGCGCAGGAAGCCAAGCTTCGCGTCGGCGATGTCGTCGAAGCGTTGACGCCGCACGGGCGCGGCGAACTGTCGCCATTTGGCCGCTTGCCGGCCGCCTACCCTCTCCGCGTTGTAGGCTTTTTTGAGTCGGGGTTATATGAATACGACGCCGCTTGGGCCTACATTTCGCTGGACGCCGCGCGTCGGCTGACCGGCGATGAAGCGCCGGCGACGGTCATCCAGGTCATGCTCGACGACCCACGTGCGTACCAAGCGGCGGCGGCGGCTTTGCAGGCGAAACTCGGCGCTGACTACGTGATTGAAGATTGGGCAACCTTGAATCGTACGGCGTTCGCCGCACTGAACCTTCAGCGTCTGGCGTTCGCCGTCGTCATCAGCTTGGTGATCTTGGTCGCAGCGCTCAACGTCGTCACCACGCTGACGCTCTTGGTCACGGAAAAACGCCGCGACATCGCCATCCTGCTAGCGCTGGGCGCGACGCCGCGCGCCATCCGGTTGATTTTTCTGGCGCAGGGCTTGGCGTTGGGGCTACTGGGCGTGCTGTGCGGTGGGGCGCTGGGCGCAGCCACGACGATCGTCTGCGACCGCTACGGGTTGATTCGGCTTGATGAGCGGATTTACTCGATTGCGTCTGTCCCGTTTCGCTTTTCCGCGCTTGATACGGCCGTGGTGCTTGGCGTCGCCCTCGGTCTAAGCTTGCTGGCTGCCGTTTATCCTGCCTGGCGTGCAGCGACGCTCAATCCAGCGGAAGGTCTCCGTCATGCCTAG